From Triticum urartu cultivar G1812 chromosome 2, Tu2.1, whole genome shotgun sequence, a single genomic window includes:
- the LOC125534237 gene encoding DNA topoisomerase 1 beta-like: MPAAVHTFDSDDDDEFDGPTSFKRPSASLKQNNMPTPSSGNAQHCHKSRLKRPHVEDVLMSDTDDSDDDIPLALRKKADDRKFKIINTCSADADYSEDDEKPLSARLFKDAASPSGGSASDDDDSDDDKPLAARFSPVARNSVDMPIKPNNKALNTSASSAPRNSVKRPCDSNIQPSSALKKAKCTDSSASAISEDDGSDNVPLARRLTVGEPSKRKPPAKDIAKKKKKKSPSSSKDNQKVVKRKTKKLMRNSRSSKATKVREVSGGGKKWSTLVHNGVIFPPPYKPHGVKMLYNGKPVDLTPEQEEVATMFAVMKDTEYASKETFINNFFTDWSKILGKTHTIKKFELCDFSPIYEWHLQEKEKKTQMTSEEKKALREEKEKQEKKFMWASVDGVEEKVGNFRVEPPGLFRGRGEHPKMGRLKRRIRPSDITINIGEEAPVPVCPIPGESWKEVKHDNTVTWLAFWNDLINQKDFKYVFLAASSSLKGQSDKEKYEKARKLKDHIKNIRANYTKDFRSKEQVKKQISVATYLIDKLALRAGNEKDDDEADTVGCCTLKVENVACLPPNKLQFDFLGKDSIRYLNTVEVEPPVYEAIKEFCAGKNKGGHVFDKLDTTKLNAHLKDLMPGLTAKVFRTYNASITLDKILNEQTKDGSLLEKINVYSRANKQVAIICNHQRAVPKSHDSQMTKLNEKIDELKAQRDEWKADLVRAKKGKRLASDEDGKRKRKLTPEVLEIKISKIEAKIKEIDITKTNREELKTVALGTSKINYLDPRITVAWCKTHEVPIEKVLHCFCVCADLQQDDSREIWMGDGCQPRFQILRDAWPVSKFEQSSRPLIPDRNRS, encoded by the exons ATGCCGGCGGCTGTCCATACGTttgacagcgacgacgacgacgaattcgacGGCCCAACCTCCTTCAAGCGGCCGAGTGCCTCTCTGAAGCAAAACAACATGCCCACCCCCTCATCAGGAAACGCACAACATTGCCACAAGAGTAGATTGAAAAGACCTCATGTGGAAGATGTCCTCATGTCGGATACCGATGATTCAGACGACGACATACCACTTGCATTGAGGAAAAAGGCCGATGACAGGAAATTCAAGATAATCAACACATGTAGTGCCGATGCAGATTATTCAGAAGATGACGAGAAACCACTCTCCGCAAGGTTGTTCAAAGACGCCGCTTCACCAAGTGGGGGCAGCGCCTCCGATGATGATGATTCAGATGATGATAAACCATTGGCTGCCCGTTTTTCACCCGTTGCTCGGAATTCCGTGGACATGCCGATCAAACCTAACAACAAGGCGTTGAACACTAGTGCAAGTAGTGCTCCCCGAAATTCAGTCAAGAGGCCATGTGATAGCAATATTCAGCCTAGTTCAGCTCTTAAGAAGGCAAAGTGTACAGACAGTTCTGCCTCTGCAATTTCAGAGGATGATGGAAGTGACAACGTACCTCTCGCACGAAGGCTGACAGTCGGTGAGCCTTCAAAAAGAAAGCCGCCTGCAAAGGATATtgcgaagaagaagaaaaagaagagtcCTTCATCTTCTAAGGACAACCAGAAGGTAGTAAAAAGGAAAACAAAGAAACTAATGAGAAATTCCCGGTCCTCAAAGGCAACGAAGGTCCGTGAAGTGTCTGGCGGTGGGAAGAAATGGTCTACTTTGGTGCACAATGGTGTTATCTTCCCCCCTCCGTACAAGCCGCATGGTGTCAAGATGCTTTACAATGGAAAACCTGTTGATCTGACCCCAGAACAGGAGGAG GTTGCAACCATGTTTGCTGTGATGAAAGACACTGAGTATGCGTCCAAGGAAACATTTATCAACAACTTCTTCACCGACTGGAGTAAAATTCTTGGTAAAACCCATACTATCAAAAAGTTCGAGCTTTGTGATTTCTCACCGATCTATGAATGGCACCTCCAAGAGAAGGAGAAGAAAACACAGATGACTTCAGAG GAGAAGAAAGCATTGCGGGAAGAGAAAGAGAAACAAGAGAAGAAATTTATGTGGGCTTCCGTAGACGGTGTTGAAGAGAAG GTTGGTAATTTCAGAGTAGAACCACCTGGCTTGTTCAGGGGACGTGGAGAGCATCCTAAG ATGGGAAGACTGAAGCGACGCATCCGACCAAGTGATATTACAATAAACATTGGAGAAGAGGCTCCAGTCCCAGTGTGTCCTATACCTGGAGAAAG CTGGAAAGAAGTTAAACATGACAATACTGTTACATGGTTGGCCTTTTGGAATGATCTGATAAACCAAAAGGATTTCAAGTATGTTTTCCTGGCGGCAAGCAGCTCCCTAAAGGGGCAAAGCGACAAGGAGAAATATGAGAAGGCCCGGAAGCTGAAG GATCACATAAAAAATATTCGTGCAAATTACACCAAGGATTTCAGGAGCAAAGAGCAGGTGAAGAAACAAATTTCAGTGGCGACATACCTTATAGATAAACTAGCCCTTAGGGCAGGGAATGAAAAG GATGACGATGAGGCCGATACTGTTGGTTGTTGTACGCTGAAGGTTGAAAATGTTGCCTGTCTGCCTCCAAACAAGTTGCAG TTTGACTTCCTTGGTAAAGATTCTATAAGATACTTGAACACTGTAGAGGTTGAACCACCTGTATACGAGGCGATTAAGGAATTCTGTGCAG GTAAAAATAAAGGTGGGCATGTCTTTGACAAGCTTGATACAACTAAACTAAATGCTCATCTCAAGGACTTAATGCCTGGCCTTACTGCAAAAGTCTTCCGTACATATAACGCTTCCATCACTTTGGACAAAATC TTGAATGAACAAACAAAAGATGGGAGCCTTCTTGAAAAAATTAATGTCTACTCCCGAGCAAACAAACAG GTTGCCATAATCTGTAACCATCAGCGTGCCGTCCCAAAATCACATGATTCCCAGATGACAAAGTTGAATGAAAAGATTGATGAATTAAAG GCCCAGAGGGATGAATGGAAAGCAGACTTAGTGAGAGCGAAGAAAGGAAAGCGTCTAGCCAGTGATGAAGATGGGAAGCGAAAGAGAAAATTGACCCCTGAAGT GTTGGAGATTAAGATCTCTAAGATTGAAGCCAAGATAAAGGAAATAGATATCACTAAGACGAACAGAGAGGAGTTGAAGACAGTAGCACTAGGAACATCAAAGATTAATTACCTTGATCCTAGAATCACTGTGGCGTGGTGCAAAACCCATGAAGTTCCTATTGAGAAGGTATTACA